The nucleotide window tttcccctcttctactctaggcatacatctaatcacatataagagagcgttattgaaacgactcaagtcagttaagaaccaactcttatttacaatcacggccggtggtgatacagcctggaatcgaaccacggtctgtagtgactcgagaacagggaacatacacggtgggaaaggggcgtgtacaaatggaacaattgtgcctttttgactgaaatatggaggtggctcttaaaagagcctttgggggattttggagatcaggtcatcgtttatgcgcgctctccgcgaatacgacgggccagctggatgtccttgggcatgatggtcaccctcttggcgtggatggcgcacaggttggtgtcctcgaacaggccgaccaggtaagcctcgcttgcctcctgcagggccatcactgcggaactctggaagcgcaggtcggtcttaaagtcctgggcaatttctcgcaccaggcgctggaaaggcagtttgcggatcagcagctcagtggacttctGGTAACGACGGATCTCTCTAAGAGCCACGGTGCCGGGCCTGTAACGGTGAGGCTTCTTCACGCCGCCGGTGGCCGGGGCGCTCTTGCGCGCAGCCTTGGTGGCGAGCTGCTTCCTGGGTGCTTTGCCACCGTGGATTTGCGAGCGGTTTGCTTGGTTCTGGCCATGGCGCTAGCTAGCTTCCTTCTTTCACAGTCGGAGTATAGCCTCAAAATGCCTATGTGAAGTTTATAAAGCCGGCAGCGGCGtctgctcattggtcaccatctcCGCACCGCCCTGATTGGCCCGTTGCGGAGGCCTCCTCCGCCGCCCATTGGACGGGAGGCTCGGCCTCTCCGTGCCGCCCCAAAATGCAACCCCCACCCTCGCCGAGGCGCGCTTGGGTCTTTTGTTAGGGCCGCGAGCAACGTTACACTTGACGCGCAATAATGCTCTCATTCTAGCCTACTAGTTGTTATCCTTCATTTAGGCCTCATGTGGGCACTTGATACGGTgccgtctatatgtgtgtgtatctaacaCGCCAAATAATTGGCCAGGCATAGAAAGGACACTTTGCGCTTTGTTGAGCTAGGTggttggctcttaaaagagcctttggggttGAGTAGTCAAGTTGCAGCCGCACCAGCGATTTTACTTGGCTTTGACGGCCTTCTCAGTCTTCTTGGGGAGCAGCACTGCCTGGATGTTGGGCAGAACACCACCCTGCGCGATGGTCACGCCGCCAAGCAGTTTGTTCAGCTCCTCGTCGTTACGGACTGCCAGCTGCAGGTGACGGGGGATGATACGAGTCTTCTTGTTGTCACGGGCAGCGTTTCCGGCCAACTCCAGGATCTCAGCAGTCAGGTACTCGAGCACTGCGGCCAGGTACACTGGTGCGCCAGCGCCCACACGCTCGGCGTAGTTGCCTTTACGCAGCAGCCTGTGCACACGGCCCACGGGGAACTGGAGCCCGGCACGGGATGAACGTGTCTTTGCCTTCGCCCTGGCCTTGCCTCCGGTTTTGCCTCTTCCGCTCATATTGgtagcttcagtatgtcacagaaaGTCTGAATGAGCCGCTGGCCACCTCGAGAGTCTTACTTATACCTCGCCACAAAAGCCATCGATTGCCACCGGACCGGTGTGGCCTTATCCaattggagtgagggagggacagacagacaggcagtcagccctaagcccgcccccacccacccgcccgcaggcaggcaggcagcagagtgaCGAGGGCTAGGCTACTCTGTTTCCCTCCGACTTTTGTTACTTTTTCACGTTGGCGGGAGCGCCAAAGTGACAACTCAAATCACTGAAACATGTATCAATCAATTCGAGAGTGGCTCATAATACAAATGGCTGCTGTCCAACCCACTATAGTATGTATGCTTATTATTATCAGGATCAATGTGACATGCCAAttctaacacatcacaacaatgttgactggtgagggtgctgcactcttgagtgacaaatgtaaagccatttagccactccaaaatgtggtgcgtaaaagtcattcatttcatttcttttgcaccacgggtaggtaggtggaatggaatgacatgcgcttttatggaaagaggtgggtggctcttaaaagagccttttgtGGTAACAACATGTGTCGAGTAGAAAGAACACTGTTTGTAATAGGTTTACTTCTTCTTGGGGGCTGCCTTCTTGGCCTTGGCCGCCTTGGGCTTGGCGGCTTTGGGCTTCGCTGCCTTGGTAGCCTTCTTGGGGCTCTTGGCCGCTTTCTTGGCCGCTGCGGCGGGCTTCTTCACCTTCTTTGGGCTCTTGGCGGCCTTTTTGGGTGTAGCGGGCTTCTTGGCCTTCTTGGGGGACTTCTTTGCGGCCACGGCCTTCTTGGCTGCTACCTTCTTGGGCTTCTTGGCGGCGGCGGGCTTCTTGGCGGCCACCTTCTTAGCTTTGGGGCTGCGGCTTTCTTGGCGGGCTTCTTTGCCTCGACGGCCTTCTTGTTGAGCTTGAAGGAGCCGGAAGCACCGGTGCCTTAGTCTGGACCAGGGTGCCCTTGGTGACGAGGCTCTTGACGGCGATCTTGACACGGGAGTTGTTCTTCTCCACGTCGTAGCCGCCTGCCGCCAGAGACTTCTTGAGCGCGGCCAGGGACACGCCGCTCCTCTCCTTGGAGGCGGACACCGCCTTGACGATGAGCTCGCCTACGCTGGGTCCCGCTTTCTTGGGCTTGGCTGCTGCCTTCTTCTTGGGTGCCTTGGCCGGCGCGGCGGCGGCGGGTGCTGGTGCGACTTCTGCCATGTCTGTCGTTCGgtccggtaaacacacacacttacaacactACGGTAGTCTGTGAGGAGGAGTACTTTGCTGTAGACGCTGCTCTGCGCTATTGAAGCTCCACACCGTGCAGGGGGCTGGCCTTAAACGCGACATGAGAACCATGTAGACTCAAGCCACCCAGCTCGGCTTCTCCGGGCTGGCCAAATGCTCTTTCACTTGTGTTTTCTGGTCGCCAATATCGGGCCAAAGTCACCGACGGAGCCGCGTTTTTGGCCCAAAAGCGAACGGCCCAGCGAGCAGACTTGTGTCCGTTCAGAATAAAGTCATGTGGGCTGCAGAAGCCCCGTGCATTTTGCTGCGACTCGCTCAAAACCTCACCGTTCGACTGTCGGGTGGAGCGGTGCGCACTGCTTTTCCTGTGCTATTTGTCTCCTAAATGGCCTAAAAGTGCATCCGATTGCGAGCACCATTGATTGTGGAGTGAGCCGAGATGTCTGGCAAGGGAATCAAATGGTTTGGCGTCCCCTGATGTGCTCCTTGGTGTTTTAAAGGAGAGCTCTTTTGGGACCTTAAAACACATGCACTTGTGAGGCCTGGCTGAGACTAGTTTCACGTTGTATTCGTCATGTGTCCAGGAGGCAAACGAGAAATAATACACTGTCCAACGACATGCTTACttgcactttgtgtgtgtgtgtgtgatgttttattagtatgagtttattagttggatttggagcctgtgtgttttcttgtgctaggtagtctctctctctgtctgtgtgtctctttcaaaagcgtgtcagagagagagagagagagagagagagagataggcttgtGGCCTTCTCGCAGTCCTCCTCGCTTGACTCCGCAGCGTGACTCACTCGTGCCGGTCTTTGTGTCTGTGGGTCTGTGGTGTCTGGCTGTGCGGCCGGCGCTATGGAGGCTGGCGCCCCATGTGCTTGTCCGCCCTGATataggcctagagagagagatttgggcctcttcttctctctctcctcctccctcttgtacaggtgtgtgtaagggatgtgaaacggctagtttcaatcggtgacgtcacttgctctgagactgttgttgatgatgtgtgcagagggtccctggttcggcctaaagttatactgttacacaggctccagtcatcggagcacgagtggaatcccactcactgtgttatactgccatgcacacattcctaccctgttcatgtcagcatcatttattccctctccccccttttgacatgtcctccacacacacaccaccatatatggatttgcttttttcactgacaggttggtggctcttaaaagagcctttgggttacTACAGCACTCCAAATGGGCTGTTTACTTGGAGCTGGTGTACTTGGTCACGGCCTTGGTGCCCTCGGACACTGCGTGCTTGGCCAGCTCTCCGGGGAGCAGCAGGCGCACTGCGGTCTGGATCTCCCTGGAGGTGATGGTGGGAACGCTTGTTGTAGTGGGCCAGGCGAGACGACTCTCCGGCGATACGCTCGAAGATGTCGTTCACGAACGAGTTCATGATTCCCATGGCCTTGGAGGAGATGCCGGTATCGGGGTGGACCTGCTTCAGGACTTTGTACACGTAAATGGCGTAGCTCTCCTTCCTCGACTTTCGGCGTTTCTTGCCGCCTTTCCCTGCGGTCTTGACGGCTTTCTTGGAGCCCTTCTTGGGCGCGGACTTTGCTGGCTCGGGCATGATGCTGATGTCTCGCTGCTTCTCACAAACgaatgagggggtggagagcccTTTCCCTCTTATAAGACGAAGCTAAGCTAATTCGCCGGCCGTGGACACACCCCTGCTTTCTCATAGGCGCCCCTGCCATTTGCCCAGTGGAGCTGAGCGCGCATAAGAGCCTTCCACTCAGAGGCTTGCTTCCCTAACAAAGACCATAGCCTATGCTCTGTCACTGGTGGGGAATGGTGTGTTTTCCAAAAAGTCCTACAATGGCCAAAAATAAGGCTCCCCTTTTGGTACTTGGTGGGGATTTCCCAGCCGTGGTGCCTTTATTTCGGGTGTCTCGTAATACGACTGTACGCaagcctgcactgaacatagcctcccTCTGTCATGaacactccctccctgtccactcaagagtggctcatggtttaatacgactgtaggcaaagcctgcactgaacatagcctcctgtcacgaatactccctccctgtccactcaagagtggctcatggtttcCTACGATAATGGATTTGACCCTTTGAAGCGGATGTGGGTGGCTCTAAAAGAGCCTTTGGTTCAAGTCGGGATGTTGACGTTCCGAGAAGAGTGCGTTTAACCGCCGAAACCCGTCAGGGTGCGTCCCTGGCGTTTCAGAGCGTAGACCACGTCCATGGCCGTAACGGTCTTCCTCTTGGCGTGCTCGGTGTAGGTGACGGCGTCACGGATCACGTTCTCAAGGAACACCTTCAGGACACCGCGGGTCTCCTCGTAGATCAGCCCGGAGATACGCTTCACGCCGCCACGGCGAGCCAGACGGCGAATGGCGGGCTTGGTGATTCCCTGGATGTTATCGCGGAGAACCTTACGGTGACGCTTAGCGCCTCCTTTTCCGAGTCCCTTGCCGCCTTTACCTCTTCCAGACATCGTGTGTTCGCTAGCTGAGTTCAAGTGAATTAATGACGTAATTTTCGGTGCTCGGTGCTCTTATTATCTGCGTTGGTGGACCTGATTGAAGCCAGTGGCACAGAAAGCGCGCGCTTTTGCCTGGCCTCTGCTGCAAAGGGGAGGGCAGGTTTCGTTTCTAGGAACAATGGAGAAGAAGAATCAATCTACTTACTTACATTCGGCGGGAAAACACACTCCAATACTGAGCTATGTTGAACACAATGCCCAACTGTGATGTCCCCTCTTCACATTGAATTGGTGTTGTtctacttgttgttgttgttgcacctgATTCAACTCTTTCAATCAGCTGTGCCTCTCCAGGCTACCACAAAAATGGCTACTCTACCCCCCTGCCTGGAGGTTGGTGAAACCTGAACTAGTAGGATTCAACCCACTGCAGTTTCAGTCACACCTAATTAAGATAGGCGTTTAAAACCTCAATAGTTCACAAGTACAAAGGAGAAACAAGTGCAACATACGGGAAACAATACACAAAGGAATGCCAAACCTATAAGGGGTCCGAATGTCACCTCAGCAGTCCATGTAGCTCTTGAAGGCCAATGTTAATAACGTCATGCTTCTTTTTTCTTCCCTAGACAGGATCCAGGTGGCCATGGAAGGGTTGTGATACCTCTGCAAGCTGAACGCAGTAAAACTTCCTCAgacacccacccaacacacacacaataaagggaTCATTTTCCTATGCGTACAGAGGTATAGGGATGTTCAAATGTTGTATGTACTTTGTTCAAAAAACAATACATAGCCTTATATTACGGAAGAGTGTATGAGGTGGATCCTTTATAGGCCAGAGAGCCTCAGCTGTTGCATTGAATGATCTCAACAGGTCATTTCAAAGGGGACAAATGAGGCCCAAGGGCCATACTGGCGATTGACCAATCGGTGCCGTTGATTCACATCTCAGATGTGACTAGGTATCATCCTTATCACCTTATTGTT belongs to Oncorhynchus mykiss isolate Arlee unplaced genomic scaffold, USDA_OmykA_1.1 un_scaffold_432, whole genome shotgun sequence and includes:
- the LOC118956948 gene encoding histone H2A, which encodes MSGRGKTGGKARAKAKTRSSRAGLQFPVGRVHRLLRKGNYAERVGAGAPVYLAAVLEYLTAEILELAGNAARDNKKTRIIPRHLQLAVRNDEELNKLLGGVTIAQGGVLPNIQAVLLPKKTEKAVKAK
- the LOC118956943 gene encoding histone H1-like, translating into MAEVAPAPAAAAPAKAPKKKAAAKPKKAGPSVGELIVKAVSASKERSGVSLAALKKSLAAGGYDVEKNNSRVKIAVKSLVTKAQQEGRRGKEARQESRSPKAKKVAAKKPAAAKKPKKVAAKKAVAAKKSPKKAKKPATPKKAAKSPKKVKKPAAAAKKAAKSPKKATKAAKPKAAKPKAAKAKKAAPKKK
- the LOC118956944 gene encoding histone H4-like, with the translated sequence MSGRGKGGKGLGKGGAKRHRKVLRDNIQGITKPAIRRLARRGGVKRISGLIYEETRGVLKVFLENVIRDAVTYTEHAKRKTVTAMDVVYALKRQGRTLTGFGG